A portion of the Dermacentor silvarum isolate Dsil-2018 unplaced genomic scaffold, BIME_Dsil_1.4 Seq906, whole genome shotgun sequence genome contains these proteins:
- the LOC119435789 gene encoding uncharacterized protein LOC119435789 isoform X1 — translation MLQQVPAATVPQAADTAADIFHPPSMPSPEVGRAPVSAETGSTAGAAVDGASYVKFSEAGVQATTSTAEASVNTTSLLKDAETQTDITSSALNSFEGDNQALRAELNEVKGSLRRLQLSKASLEQDDNRVKFYTGLPSYTVLIALFALLESGVSHSANNVLTKFEELVLTLVRLRLGVPLQDLAYRFEVSGLVEFVLLRALIYSWHHVYVIILSWANIWWQDGPVCFIIVTGFIFQVSQATATRVVNRWIAAMHVRLKQLVDWPSREQLQQTMPMAFRKAFGTSVAVIIDCFEIFIERPSSMLPRSQTWSRYKHHNTAKYLIGIAPQGAITFISKGWGGRTSDKLITESSGMLNHLLPGDTVLADRGFTIGDAVGIHRARLEVPAFTRGKPQLSAWEVEKTRKIANVRIHVERTCDRFAEAKVQNSFKHHPY, via the exons ATGCTGCAACAAGTACCAGCTGCAACTGTACCACAAGCTGCTGATACTGCAGCTGACATATTTC ACCCACCATCCATGCCATCACCTGAGGTAGGCAGGGCCCCAGTCTCAGCTGAAACTGGTTCTACTGCTGGAGCTGCAGTGGATGGCGCATCCT atGTGAAGTTCTCTGAGGCTGGTGTTCAAGCCACCACTTCGACGGCTGAAGCTTCAGTGAACACCACGTCAT TGCTAAAGGACGCTGAAACCCAAACAGATATCACAAGCAGTGCATTAAACAGCTTCGAAGGCGACAACCAGGCCCTACGTGCAGAGCTAAACGAAGTGAAGGGCTCTTTGCGTAGACTTCAGTTGTCTAAAGCTTCATTGGAGCAAGACGACAACCGTGTAAAATTTTACACTGGCCTACCAAGCTACACAGTTTTGATAGCGCTGTTCGCGCTTCTCGAGAGTGGTGTGTCGCACAGCGCAAACAATGTGCTTACTAAGTTCGAAGAGCTTGTGCTCACACTTGTGAGGCTGCGACTAGGAGTGCCCTTGCAGGACCTGGCGTATAGATTTGAGGTAAGTGGACTGGTGGAATTTGTATTGTTGCGAGCACTTATTTACAGTTGGCATCACGTATATGTTATAATACTCTCGTGGGCTAACATTTGGTGGCAAGATGGCCCTGTTTGCTTTATAATAGTGACTGGCTTTATCTTTCAGGtcagccaagccacagcaacaCGAGTAGTCAACCGGTGGATCGCGGCCATGCATGTACGACTAAAACAGCTGGTGGACTGGCCCAGTCGTGAACAATTGCAGCAGACCATGCCAATGGCCTTCAGAAAAGCATTTGGCACGAGTGTGGCAGTCATTATAGACTGCTTCGAGATATTCATTGAGCGCCCTTCGTCAATGCTCCCTAGGTCACAGACGTGGTCGCGGTATAAGCACCACAACACGGCAAAATATCTGATAGGAATAGCACCTCAGGGAGCAATCACTTTCATTTCCAAAGGGTGGGGAGGCAGGACAAGCGACAAGCTTATAACAGAGTCGAGTGGAATGTTGAACCACCTTCTCCCAGGTGACACGGTGCTCGCCGACAGAGGATTCACGATTGGTGATGCCGTAGGCATTCATCGTGCACGCCTTGAGGTTCCTGCATTCACAAGGGGCAAACCTCAGCTATCAGCCTGGGAGGTTGAAAAAACAAGGAAAATTGCGAATGTGCGCATCCACGTGGAACGAACGTGTGATAGGTTTGCTGAGGCGAAAGTACAAAATTCTTTCAAGCACCATCCCTATTGA
- the LOC119435789 gene encoding uncharacterized protein LOC119435789 isoform X2: MLQQVPAATVPQAADTAADIFHPPSMPSPEVGRAPVSAETGSTAGAAVDGASYVKFSEAGVQATTSTAEASVNTTSLLKDAETQTDITSSALNSFEGDNQALRAELNEVKGSLRRLQLSKASLEQDDNRVKFYTGLPSYTVLIALFALLESGVSHSANNVLTKFEELVLTLVRLRLGVPLQDLAYRFEVSQATATRVVNRWIAAMHVRLKQLVDWPSREQLQQTMPMAFRKAFGTSVAVIIDCFEIFIERPSSMLPRSQTWSRYKHHNTAKYLIGIAPQGAITFISKGWGGRTSDKLITESSGMLNHLLPGDTVLADRGFTIGDAVGIHRARLEVPAFTRGKPQLSAWEVEKTRKIANVRIHVERTCDRFAEAKVQNSFKHHPY, translated from the exons ATGCTGCAACAAGTACCAGCTGCAACTGTACCACAAGCTGCTGATACTGCAGCTGACATATTTC ACCCACCATCCATGCCATCACCTGAGGTAGGCAGGGCCCCAGTCTCAGCTGAAACTGGTTCTACTGCTGGAGCTGCAGTGGATGGCGCATCCT atGTGAAGTTCTCTGAGGCTGGTGTTCAAGCCACCACTTCGACGGCTGAAGCTTCAGTGAACACCACGTCAT TGCTAAAGGACGCTGAAACCCAAACAGATATCACAAGCAGTGCATTAAACAGCTTCGAAGGCGACAACCAGGCCCTACGTGCAGAGCTAAACGAAGTGAAGGGCTCTTTGCGTAGACTTCAGTTGTCTAAAGCTTCATTGGAGCAAGACGACAACCGTGTAAAATTTTACACTGGCCTACCAAGCTACACAGTTTTGATAGCGCTGTTCGCGCTTCTCGAGAGTGGTGTGTCGCACAGCGCAAACAATGTGCTTACTAAGTTCGAAGAGCTTGTGCTCACACTTGTGAGGCTGCGACTAGGAGTGCCCTTGCAGGACCTGGCGTATAGATTTGAG GtcagccaagccacagcaacaCGAGTAGTCAACCGGTGGATCGCGGCCATGCATGTACGACTAAAACAGCTGGTGGACTGGCCCAGTCGTGAACAATTGCAGCAGACCATGCCAATGGCCTTCAGAAAAGCATTTGGCACGAGTGTGGCAGTCATTATAGACTGCTTCGAGATATTCATTGAGCGCCCTTCGTCAATGCTCCCTAGGTCACAGACGTGGTCGCGGTATAAGCACCACAACACGGCAAAATATCTGATAGGAATAGCACCTCAGGGAGCAATCACTTTCATTTCCAAAGGGTGGGGAGGCAGGACAAGCGACAAGCTTATAACAGAGTCGAGTGGAATGTTGAACCACCTTCTCCCAGGTGACACGGTGCTCGCCGACAGAGGATTCACGATTGGTGATGCCGTAGGCATTCATCGTGCACGCCTTGAGGTTCCTGCATTCACAAGGGGCAAACCTCAGCTATCAGCCTGGGAGGTTGAAAAAACAAGGAAAATTGCGAATGTGCGCATCCACGTGGAACGAACGTGTGATAGGTTTGCTGAGGCGAAAGTACAAAATTCTTTCAAGCACCATCCCTATTGA